From Rattus rattus isolate New Zealand unplaced genomic scaffold, Rrattus_CSIRO_v1 PGA_scaffold_59, whole genome shotgun sequence, the proteins below share one genomic window:
- the LOC116889706 gene encoding tRNA (guanine-N(1)-)-methyltransferase-like — protein MKFTILTAFPDSFTSYFSSSIIKQAQNKNLVNIELINFRREKGHKIDDYAYGGKTGMVLKIEPIVECLKTNNLLNHSIILLSPSGKPLTQQMARDLAKQEHIVMLCGHYEGIDARIQKYVTHEVSIGDYLLTSGELAAMVILDCVTRLIPGVINQQSLETESFDEYLLDYPVYTRPPSFEGQDVPEIYLSGNHGEIEKFRKQEQERITKERRPDLWKKYLKYKETNTKTE, from the coding sequence ATGAAGTTCACCATACTAACTGCATTCCCAGATTCCTTCActtcctatttctcctcctcAATAATCAAACAAGCCCAAAACAAGAATCTCGTCAACATAGAGCTCATTAACTTTCGACGAGAAAAAGGACACAAAATAGACGATTATGCCTACGGTGGAAAAACTGGAATGGTTCTAAAAATAGAACCAATAGTGGAATGTCTAAAGACAAATAACCTACTCAACCATAGCATaatacttctttctccttctggaaAACCGCTCACACAGCAAATGGCAAGAGATCTTGCCAAACAAGAACATATAGTGATGCTCTGTGGCCACTATGAAGGAATAGATGCTAGGATACAGAAATACGTAACACACGAAGTGTCTATAGGGGACTATCTGTTAACTTCTGGAGAACTAGCCGCAATGGTAATTCTTGACTGCGTAACAAGACTTATTCCCGGAGTAATAAATCAACAGTCTCTTGAAACAGAATCCTTCGACGAATATCTTCTAGACTATCCCGTATACACTAGACCCCCGTCCTTTGAAGGGCAAGATGTTCCAGAAATCTACCTAAGCGGTAACCACGGTGAAATAGAAAAATTCAGAAAGCAAGAGCAGGAAAGAATCACCAAAGAAAGACGTCCCGATCTCTGGAAGAAATACCTAAAatacaaggaaacaaacacaaaaacagagtAA
- the LOC116889707 gene encoding 5'-3' exonuclease-like → MNRSLDAIKDRFVGYDRIYFVVAFDSGKPTIRAQLFDDYKANRPSMPPLLKEGIPRIREIFDKKGFVMIDAPNGYEADDVIASLAKGFNQKSIYTYIFSSDKDLLQLVNDITTVSLSKAKGGYEDVDMDNFSSLVRGLQPHQIPYLKALAGDKSDNYPGVDGLGDTTASALLRTYGDLDNIYDHLEELSTKCRNRLYGHKDRVLKFLELATLNRDLDLSEWWYKI, encoded by the coding sequence ATGAATAGGTCGTTGGATGCCATTAAGGATAGGTTTGTTGGATACGATAGGATATATTTTGTAGTTGCCTTCGACAGTGGGAAACCTACAATAAGGGCTCAACTGTTCGATGACTATAAGGCAAATAGGCCTTCAATGCCTCCACTACTTAAGGAGGGAATTCCCAGGATAAGGGAGATATTTGATAAGAAGGGCTTTGTAATGATTGATGCTCCGAATGGATATGAGGCTGATGATGTAATTGCCTCTCTGGCAAAGGGATTTAATCAGAAGTcaatatatacctatatattctCGTCTGATAAAGATCTTCTTCAATTGGTGAATGACATAACCACCGTATCACTGTCCAAGGCTAAGGGGGGATATGAGGATGTTGATATGGATAATTTTTCTTCGCTAGTAAGGGGCCTACAACCACACCAGATACCATATCTTAAGGCTTTGGCTGGGGATAAATCTGATAATTATCCTGGAGTTGATGGGTTGGGAGACACCACTGCTTCGGCCCTTCTTAGGACATATGGGGATTTGGATAATATCTATGACCATTTGGAGGAGCTTAGCACCAAATGCAGAAATAGACTCTACGGGCATAAGGATAGGGTACTTAAATTTCTTGAGTTGGCCACATTGAATAGAGATCTTGATCTCTCGGAATGGTGGTACAAAATATGA
- the LOC116889705 gene encoding LOW QUALITY PROTEIN: chaperone protein DnaK-like (The sequence of the model RefSeq protein was modified relative to this genomic sequence to represent the inferred CDS: substituted 1 base at 1 genomic stop codon) — protein MAKEVIIGIDLGTTNSCVSVVENGAPKILETPDGKRTVPSVVSFKGSEIIVGDSAKRQMVTNPNTIVSIKRLMGTDKKVSAIGKEFTPEEISAYILKYIKKYAEDRLGQAVSKAVVTVPAYFNDSERQATKNAGTIAGLDVVRIVNEPTAAALAYGLNHADKEQKIIVYDLGGGTFDVSVLDMADGTFEVLSTSGDNHLGGDDWDQVIIDWLVKEVQREHGVDLYSDNLALQRVKDAAEKAKIELSSVTQSQILLPFISMVGGTPLNVEKTLTRVEFESLTKHLLEKTRQPFLDALKEAKLEAKDIDQILLVGGSTKMPAVQKLVKDLSGKNPNLSINPDEVVALGASVQGAILAGDIKDILLLDVTPLTLSIETVGGIATPLIARNTTIPAEKTQVFSTATDNQPSVDIHVVQGERAEARQNKSLGIFTLDGIQPAPKGVPQIAVTFAIDANGILHVKAEDKGTGKTNSITINQNSGLNEEDIKRIIAEAAENEAQDKIXKESAEVKNEANA, from the coding sequence ATGGCAAAAGAGGTAATAATCGGTATCGATTTGGGTACAACTAACtcttgtgtttctgttgttgaaaacGGAGCGCCTAAGATTCTTGAGACGCCTGACGGTAAAAGAACGGTTCCTTCGGTTGTTTCCTTCAAAGGGAGTGAAATCATCGTCGGTGATAGTGCTAAACGACAAATGGTTACTAACCCAAACACAATTGTTTCCATCAAAAGATTGATGGGTACTGACAAAAAAGTCTCTGCAATAGGTAAAGAATTTACTCCTGAGGAGATCTCTGCTTACATTCTTAAATACATCAAAAAGTATGCTGAAGATAGACTGGGTCAAGCTGTTTCCAAAGCAGTTGTGACTGTTCCTGCTTACTTTAACGATTCTGAAAGACAAGCTACCAAAAACGCCGGTACAATCGCCGGACTTGATGTTGTTCGAATAGTTAACGAACCTACAGCTGCTGCTTTGGCTTACGGTCTAAATCACGCAGACAAAGAACAAAAGATTATCGTTTACGACCTTGGTGGTGGTACATTTGATGTATCGGTTCTTGATATGGCGGACGGTACTTTCGAAGTTCTTTCTACTTCCGGTGACAATCATCTTGGTGGTGATGATTgggaccaagttattattgactGGCTTGTTAAGGAGGTTCAAAGAGAGCATGGAGTTGATCTTTACTCTGATAATCTTGCACTACAAAGGGTTAAGGATGCTGCTGAGAAGGCAAAGATTGAACTTTCCTCAGTGACTCAGTCTCAAATTCTTCTTCCATTTATTTCCATGGTTGGTGGTACTCCTCTTAACGTTGAAAAAACCCTTACAAGAGTTGAGTTTGAATCCCTGACAAAACATCTTCTTGAAAAGACAAGACAACCCTTCCTTGATGCACTTAAAGAAGCCAAACTGGAGGCCAAAGATATTGATCAAattcttttggttggtggttctacAAAAATGCCTGCAGTTCAAAAACTTGTTAAGGATCTATCTGGCAAAAATCCTAACCTTTCTATCAACCCAGATGAAGTTGTGGCTCTAGGTGCTTCTGTTCAGGGCGCTATCCTTGCTGGAGACATTAAAGATATCCTTCTGCTTGACGTTACTCCTCTTACATTGAGTATTGAAACTGTGGGCGGTATTGCAACTCCTTTGATTGCAAGAAATACAACTATTCCTGCTGAAAAAACTCAGGTGTTTTCCACTGCAACAGATAACCAACCTTCCGTTGACATTCACGTGGTTCAAGGAGAAAGAGCGGAGGCTAGACAAAACAAGTCTCTTGGTATCTTTACACTTGACGGCATTCAACCTGCTCCTAAGGGTGTTCCTCAAATTGCTGTTACTTTCGCGATTGACGCTAATGGTATCCTGCACGTGAAAGCTGAAGATAAAGGtacaggtaagacaaactctaTCACAATCAACCAAAATTCTGGATTGAATGAAGAGGACATTAAACGAATTATTGCAGAAGCTGCTGAAAATGAAGCTCAAGACAAAATATGAAAAGAGTCTGCGGAAGTTAAAAATGAGGCAAATGCATGA
- the LOC116889708 gene encoding L-lactate dehydrogenase-like, which yields MAIKVVLIGSGAVGTSFLYSAINQGLASEYGVIDVNENGRDGNVLDLEDAIDSVPIQYKIYASDYSNLSDADYIVISAGRPQKPEETRLQMVQDNVKIIKDIASKIKASGFKGITFICANPVDVLTYAYLKETGFEKAKVIGSGTVLDTARLRLAISKDMGVSTRSVEGAYVIGEHGDSSVTTYSNIKVCGQHISTLKSRYTQDNYTTDLEKVVARKAYEIINRKRATFYGIGAAMAKLLSVVIRDTKEIVVCGSLLEGEYGLKDVVLGVPCVLGKNGIERVIELELNSMEKEKLANSYKIVSDINAQV from the coding sequence ATGGCTATAAAAGTAGTATTAATCGGTTCCGGGGCGGTTGGTACATCCTTTCTATATTCCGCTATTAATCAAGGATTAGCCTCTGAATATGGTGTAATTGATGTTAACGAAAATGGAAGGGATGGAAACGTTCTTGATCTTGAAGACGCAATAGATTCTGTGCCTATTCAATACAAAATCTATGCGTCAGACTACAGCAATCTTTCTGATGCCGACTATATAGTTATCTCTGCGGGTAGACCACAAAAGCCTGAAGAAACAAGGCTTCAAATGGTTCAAGATAACGTAAAGATCATAAAAGATATTGCTTCAAAAATCAAAGCTTCTGGGTTCAAAGGAATAACTTTCATTTGCGCCAATCCGGTTGATGTCCTTACTTACGCGTACCTTAAAGAAACAGGATTTGAAAAAGCCAAAGTTATAGGTTCTGGTACTGTGCTTGACACAGCTAGATTGAGGCTTGCCATTTCCAAAGATATGGGCGTTTCTACAAGAAGTGTGGAAGGTGCGTATGTCATTGGTGAACATGGGGACTCTTCTGTAACCACCTACTCAAACATTAAAGTGTGCGGACAACACATTTCAACTTTAAAGTCAAGATACACTCAGGATAACTACACAACCGATCTAGAGAAAGTAGTTGCCAGAAAAGCTTATGAAATCATAAACAGAAAAAGAGCTACATTTTACGGTATTGGTGCAGCTATGGCTAAATTACTAAGCGTTGTTATTAGAGACACAAAAGAGATTGTtgtgtgtggttctcttcttgaGGGCGAATATGGTCTGAAGGATGTTGTTCTTGGCGTGCCTTGTGTGTTAGGAAAGAATGGGATAGAAAGGGTAATTGAACTTGAACTAAACtccatggaaaaagaaaaacttgccaATTCCTACAAAATAGTTTCCGATATTAACGCTCAAGTATAA